A region of the Chloroherpetonaceae bacterium genome:
ATCCAGCGTCACCGTGCCTGAAATGCGCACCCCCTCGATAAGGTCATTCATGCGGTTCAAGCAGCGCAAGAAAGTGCTTTTGCCGCAGCCCGATGGACCAATCAGCGCAGTGATGCTGTTGGAGCGAATGTCGAGGTCAACGTCCTTGAGCGCGTGAAAATCGCCGTAGTAGAGATTGAGTTTGCGTGCTGCCATGCGCGCAGGGGGCGTCGCCTGCGCATCTGAGGTCGCCGACTGTGTCTCCGAAATCACTCGCTCCACCGTAT
Encoded here:
- a CDS encoding ATP-binding cassette domain-containing protein, encoding MAARKLNLYYGDFHALKDVDLDIRSNSITALIGPSGCGKSTFLRCLNRMNDLIEGVRISGTVTLDGKNIYDPDVDVVDLRKRVGMVFQKPNPFPMSIYD